From a region of the uncultured Desulfatiglans sp. genome:
- the hndC gene encoding NADP-reducing hydrogenase subunit HndC: protein MQPFRNEVYLCGGTGCHASGSREVKKILLQEIARHGLEKEIRVIETGCNGFCAQGPVMVVQPEGIFYQKLKVDDIPNLVEEHFLHGRPVEKLFYEEPTSRERIPRMNDIPFYARQRLIVLRNRGALDPENIEDYMAHGGYTALRKALFEMSSEDIISEVKQSGLRGRGGAGFPTGLKWEFAWKAPGETKYVLCNADEGDPGAFMDRSVLEADPHAVLEGMIIAAKAVGAGSGYIYCRAEYPLALHRLGVAIAQAREHGFLGENILDSGFGFDLEIYQGAGAFVCGEETALMNSIEGRRGMPRPRPPFPAQQGLWKKPTVLNNVETYANIPQIITNGGDWYAGIGTESSKGTKVFALTGDVNNIGLVEVPMGTTLRTIIFDIGGGIPRKRKFKAVQLGGPSGGCVPEEFLDVPVDFESIAKVGAIMGSGGMIVMDDQTCMVDMARFFMDFIQDESCGKCTPCREGTRRMLEILERITQGEGVPGDIESLEDLSRTIKDSALCGLGQTGPNPVLSTLRYFRDEYEAHIYEKRCPAKRCPALMKFEVNPDACIKCGICFRNCPVQAITWKKKETAFIHKDKCIKCMTCITNCPADAID, encoded by the coding sequence GGGTCCGGTCATGGTTGTTCAGCCGGAAGGGATTTTTTACCAGAAACTGAAGGTGGATGACATTCCCAACCTCGTTGAAGAGCACTTCCTGCATGGGCGCCCGGTCGAGAAGCTGTTCTACGAGGAACCGACCTCCCGCGAGCGCATCCCGAGGATGAATGATATTCCGTTCTATGCCCGGCAAAGGCTCATCGTTCTGCGCAACCGCGGGGCTCTCGATCCGGAGAATATCGAGGACTATATGGCCCACGGGGGGTACACCGCGCTCAGGAAGGCTCTTTTCGAGATGTCGTCTGAGGATATCATCTCCGAGGTGAAGCAATCCGGGCTCAGGGGCCGCGGCGGCGCGGGCTTCCCGACTGGACTCAAGTGGGAGTTCGCCTGGAAGGCCCCGGGTGAGACCAAATATGTCCTTTGCAACGCCGATGAGGGGGATCCCGGGGCGTTCATGGACCGGAGCGTCCTCGAGGCCGATCCCCATGCGGTGCTGGAGGGGATGATCATCGCCGCGAAGGCTGTCGGGGCCGGGAGCGGGTATATTTATTGCCGCGCGGAGTACCCGCTGGCGTTGCACAGGCTGGGCGTGGCGATCGCGCAGGCGCGGGAGCACGGCTTCCTCGGGGAGAATATCCTGGACAGCGGCTTCGGATTTGATCTCGAGATCTATCAGGGCGCGGGGGCCTTCGTCTGCGGAGAGGAAACCGCCTTGATGAACTCCATCGAAGGGCGCCGGGGCATGCCGCGGCCCAGGCCGCCCTTCCCGGCCCAGCAGGGGCTCTGGAAGAAGCCCACGGTGCTCAACAACGTCGAGACCTATGCGAACATTCCCCAGATCATCACCAACGGCGGGGACTGGTATGCCGGCATCGGCACCGAATCGAGCAAAGGCACCAAGGTCTTCGCCCTGACCGGCGACGTCAACAATATCGGACTGGTGGAGGTCCCGATGGGCACGACCCTTCGGACCATCATCTTCGATATCGGCGGCGGGATCCCCCGAAAGCGGAAATTCAAGGCGGTCCAACTGGGCGGGCCTTCAGGCGGCTGCGTCCCGGAAGAGTTCCTCGATGTGCCGGTGGACTTCGAATCGATTGCCAAGGTCGGGGCGATCATGGGTTCCGGCGGGATGATCGTGATGGACGATCAGACCTGTATGGTGGATATGGCCCGGTTCTTCATGGATTTCATTCAGGACGAGTCCTGTGGAAAGTGTACGCCCTGCCGCGAAGGAACCAGACGCATGCTCGAGATCTTGGAAAGGATCACCCAAGGCGAAGGGGTGCCGGGGGATATCGAGAGCCTCGAGGATTTGAGCCGGACCATCAAGGATTCCGCCCTTTGCGGCCTTGGCCAAACCGGGCCGAACCCTGTGCTTTCGACCCTGCGGTATTTCCGGGACGAGTACGAGGCGCATATATACGAAAAGCGATGCCCGGCAAAGCGCTGTCCGGCCCTCATGAAGTTCGAAGTCAACCCGGATGCCTGCATCAAATGCGGCATCTGTTTCCGGAACTGTCCGGTGCAGGCGATCACCTGGAAAAAGAAGGAGACAGCCTTCATCCACAAGGACAAGTGCATCAAATGCATGACATGCATTACCAATTGCCCGGCTGACGCTATTGATTAG
- a CDS encoding hypothetical protein (Evidence 5 : Unknown function), translating to MVFLANLGVDLHVCLCGDLQVASAQTLDFLDIGQKSSFPDWKPVSPGKSFPDGNQLDSMDMDQRCPIPQHWNRAPEGCEETGTHPAAVGLSTRRE from the coding sequence ATGGTCTTTTTGGCCAATCTCGGCGTCGATCTGCACGTTTGCTTGTGCGGCGACCTGCAGGTCGCCTCCGCGCAAACGCTTGATTTCCTTGATATTGGCCAAAAATCCTCATTTCCGGATTGGAAACCGGTTTCTCCCGGGAAATCCTTTCCGGATGGGAACCAGCTTGATTCCATGGACATGGACCAACGGTGTCCCATCCCGCAGCATTGGAACCGAGCACCCGAAGGGTGTGAAGAAACCGGGACCCACCCCGCAGCGGTGGGATTGAGCACCCGAAGGGAGTGA
- a CDS encoding conserved hypothetical protein (Evidence 4 : Unknown function but conserved in other organisms), with the protein MYVSMKTSRADLENTLHHLNYRWNLEALALWKGLEPPFKPHEIYAGCERFLSLETLRAIDKVAADGDRTRLRHALIDHYLQNILLPHETEMRTWVRGASAHVNGQKIYFRDIIPWCQKASTLEQRLVLQKETGPLCKFLRPFALNYWDIMLETLREDLGFSDYRDYCGRKKGLDYPSYIGILSALLDETAELYFPAMDRWCRACYGRPLAGLTRFDSIHVLGMAEFDPVFPDRTLDSTLDFFGHWGISLADIPGLQLDLGREEGKSAQAMCFILQVPEEVYVLMKPEGGWVDLETLWHELGHGLSAVFTSPDLSILERDLATSYSLSESFAFLLQNLSLSQPFLRGYLGLAEKDAERLAYHKNLKDLAFFRRYASKFLAEYAMFESGDLADGQTYADLMARHTGFYYQPESHLFDLVPEFYSLDYVLGWMTEAILEAELRRRFGEAWMFESGTGVVLKEWWAQGNREDIPGFLSRNDLGRLGPDALLSRWRKGLQTS; encoded by the coding sequence GTGTATGTAAGCATGAAAACGAGCCGTGCGGATCTTGAAAACACCCTCCATCACCTGAATTATCGATGGAATCTCGAGGCGTTGGCCCTTTGGAAAGGGCTCGAGCCGCCTTTCAAGCCGCACGAGATCTATGCCGGCTGCGAACGCTTCTTGAGCCTCGAAACCCTCCGTGCCATCGATAAGGTGGCCGCCGACGGCGATAGGACGCGCCTCCGGCATGCCTTGATCGACCATTACCTTCAAAACATCCTGCTGCCGCATGAAACCGAGATGCGCACCTGGGTGCGGGGCGCATCGGCGCATGTCAACGGACAGAAGATCTACTTCCGCGACATCATCCCCTGGTGCCAGAAGGCGAGTACGCTGGAACAGCGACTCGTTCTGCAGAAGGAGACCGGTCCGCTCTGCAAGTTCCTGCGGCCTTTCGCCCTGAACTACTGGGATATCATGCTGGAGACCCTCCGGGAGGACCTGGGCTTCTCGGATTACCGGGACTATTGCGGCCGGAAGAAGGGTCTGGATTACCCCTCCTATATCGGCATCCTGTCGGCGCTCCTCGATGAAACCGCCGAGCTGTACTTTCCCGCCATGGACCGCTGGTGCCGCGCCTGCTACGGGCGCCCGCTAGCCGGCCTTACCCGTTTCGACTCCATTCATGTGCTGGGGATGGCCGAGTTCGACCCCGTGTTTCCGGACCGGACCCTCGACTCCACCCTGGATTTCTTCGGGCATTGGGGAATCTCCCTGGCCGACATCCCGGGGCTCCAACTCGACCTCGGGCGGGAAGAGGGCAAGAGCGCCCAGGCGATGTGCTTCATTCTGCAGGTTCCGGAAGAGGTGTATGTCCTCATGAAGCCCGAAGGGGGGTGGGTGGACCTGGAGACCCTCTGGCATGAACTCGGGCACGGCCTTTCCGCGGTCTTTACTTCGCCCGATCTCAGCATCCTGGAGCGGGATCTGGCCACCAGCTACAGCCTGTCGGAATCGTTCGCTTTCCTGCTGCAGAACCTGAGCCTCTCCCAGCCGTTTCTGCGGGGCTATCTCGGCCTCGCTGAAAAGGACGCGGAGCGCCTGGCTTATCACAAAAACTTGAAGGATTTGGCCTTTTTCCGACGATACGCCTCCAAGTTCTTGGCTGAGTACGCCATGTTCGAGTCGGGGGATCTGGCCGACGGCCAGACCTACGCCGACCTGATGGCCCGTCATACGGGCTTCTACTACCAGCCTGAAAGCCACCTGTTCGATCTTGTCCCGGAGTTCTACAGCCTGGATTACGTCCTCGGCTGGATGACGGAGGCGATCCTGGAAGCGGAACTGCGGAGGCGCTTCGGGGAGGCCTGGATGTTTGAATCGGGGACGGGAGTAGTTCTGAAAGAATGGTGGGCCCAAGGCAACCGCGAGGATATCCCGGGGTTTCTATCAAGAAACGATCTCGGACGGCTTGGGCCCGATGCCCTTCTAAGCCGGTGGCGGAAGGGGCTCCAGACATCCTGA
- the thiI gene encoding Thiamine biosynthesis protein yields MKALCVFSGGLDSMLAAALIRDQDIDILALFFETPFFGPAKAIESARSMGLPYKVVDIAERHFEVVKHPRHGYGGNMNPCIDCHALMFRIAGEMLPLEEASFVISGEVLGQRPMSQNRQAMRVVEAESGLDGLLLRPLSAKLLPVSIPEAKGWVDRDRLEGFQGRSRKPQMALARRFHITRYPAPGGGCLLTEPVFSKRLRDLLAHTPEPEFHQIELLKLGRHFRLGPAAKIAVGRNKSDNEAIEALQRPGDLLLTAATVPGPSVLLSGKPSEEDCRTAAVITLAYSDTNGMTACPVNVKGAFETVMEDVPVHPKDIYRHMMI; encoded by the coding sequence ATGAAAGCCCTGTGTGTTTTTTCCGGGGGCCTTGACAGCATGCTTGCCGCGGCGTTGATCCGGGACCAGGACATCGACATCCTGGCTCTTTTTTTTGAAACCCCTTTTTTCGGCCCGGCCAAGGCCATCGAATCCGCTCGTTCCATGGGCCTCCCGTACAAGGTGGTCGATATCGCGGAGCGTCATTTCGAGGTGGTCAAGCATCCTCGCCACGGCTACGGCGGCAACATGAATCCCTGCATCGACTGCCACGCCCTGATGTTCCGCATTGCAGGGGAAATGCTTCCACTTGAAGAGGCCTCTTTCGTGATCAGCGGCGAAGTCCTCGGGCAGCGGCCCATGAGCCAGAACCGGCAGGCGATGCGTGTGGTCGAAGCGGAAAGCGGCCTCGACGGGCTTCTCCTGCGCCCTTTATCAGCAAAGCTTCTGCCGGTGAGTATCCCGGAAGCAAAGGGGTGGGTCGACCGTGACCGGCTGGAGGGTTTTCAAGGGCGGAGCCGCAAGCCGCAAATGGCGCTCGCCCGCCGCTTCCATATCACGCGATACCCGGCGCCCGGCGGCGGCTGCCTTCTGACCGAACCCGTCTTTTCGAAGCGGTTGCGCGACCTCCTGGCCCACACACCGGAACCGGAATTCCATCAGATCGAACTCCTTAAGCTGGGCCGGCATTTTCGGTTGGGACCCGCCGCGAAAATCGCTGTTGGCCGTAACAAGTCCGACAACGAAGCCATCGAAGCCCTGCAGAGACCCGGGGATCTTCTCTTGACAGCCGCAACTGTCCCGGGCCCCTCCGTCCTGCTTTCAGGCAAGCCTTCCGAAGAGGACTGCAGGACGGCGGCCGTTATCACACTGGCCTACAGCGATACGAATGGGATGACGGCCTGCCCCGTAAACGTGAAGGGGGCATTCGAAACGGTCATGGAGGATGTTCCGGTCCATCCGAAAGATATCTACCGTCATATGATGATTTGA